The Humulus lupulus chromosome 3, drHumLupu1.1, whole genome shotgun sequence genome window below encodes:
- the LOC133823084 gene encoding UDP-galactose/UDP-glucose transporter 3 has product MEAHVSGFRRILVLAFCVAGIWSAYIYQGFLQETLSTKRFGPDGKRFEHLSFLNLAQNVVCLIWSYIMIKLWSSGSSGGAPWWTFWSAGITNTIGPAMGIEALKYISYPAQVLAKSSKMIPVMLMGTLVYGIRYTFPEYLCTLLVAGGVSIFALLKTSSKTISKLADPNAPLGYGLCFLNLAFDGFTNATQDSINTRYQKTSAWDIMLGMNLWGTIYNLVYMFGWPQAIGFEAVQFCKQHPEAAWDIFLYCLCGAVGQNFIFLTISRFGSLANTTITTTRKFVSIVVSSLLSGNPLSSKQWGCVAMVFSGLSYQIYLKWRKMQRLQKKKKPM; this is encoded by the exons ATGGAAGCTCATGTCTCCGGATTCCGCCGTATCTTAGTTTTGGCCTTCTGCGTCGCTGGAATATGGTCTGCCTATATCTACCAAGGTTTTTTACAAGAAACTCT GTCGACTAAGCGATTTGGTCCAGATGGGAAGAGGTTTGAGCACCTTTCGTTCCTGAATTTGGCCCAGAATGTAGTTTGTTTAATCTGGTCCTATATAA TGATCAAGCTTTGGTCTAGCGGTAGCAGCGGTGGTGCGCCATGGTGGACATTCTGGAGTGCTGGTATTACGAATACCATTGGACCCGCCATGGGAATTGAAGCCCTCAAGTATATTAGCTACCCTGCCCAG GTCTTGGCCAAATCTTCTAAAATGATTCCAG TGATGTTGATGGGTACTCTAGTCTATGGTATTAGATACACTTTTCCTGAGTATCTTTGCACTCTCCTTGTTGCTGGAGGGGTATCTATATTTGCACTTTTGAAG ACTAGTTCAAAGACTATTAGCAAGCTGGCTGATCCAAATGCTCCTCTTGGATACGGACTGTGTTTCCTCAATCTAGCTTTTGATGGATTTACAAATGCTACTCAGGATTCAATAAATACTAG GTACCAAAAGACAAGTGCCTGGGACATAATGTTGGGAATGAACTTATGGGGTACCATATACAACCTCGTATACATGTTTGGCTGGCCTCAAGCTATTGGATTCGAAGCAGTCCAGTTCTGCAAGCAGCACCCGGAAGCAGCTTGGGACATTTTTCTATATTGTCTCTGTGGTGCAGTTGGCCAGAATTTCATCTTCCTAACCATTAGCAGATTTGGTTCTCTTGCTAAtaccaccatcaccaccacccGCAAGTTTGTCAGCATTGTGGTGTCGTCCCTGCTGAGCGGCAATCCCCTATCAAGCAAGCAATGGGGTTGTGTGGCGATGGTCTTTTCTGGCTTGTCGTATCAGATCTACCTCAAATGGAGAAAAATGCAGAGATTGCAAAAGAAGAAAAAGCCCATGTGA